A stretch of Caenorhabditis elegans chromosome IV DNA encodes these proteins:
- the D2024.1 gene encoding Protein kinase domain-containing protein (Confirmed by transcript evidence) — protein MAENTASENDVENVFISMDDKIKGYQVVESIGDGAYGQVFKVSKNAKKYAMKVEPNRLDGGPASITKEIEVMMELNNRGAKFFPIFETGGREPKFHMVVMTLLGENLQVLRMKGCNPKACTPGTWSRIGIQCLFVVKQMHDCGFLHHDLKPANFVWGQSDEVLTSRVFYLIDFGISSKFIRHIKGTPINQQNGFEFRTENKKVHSLVGTPKYTSPKAHAMADLGRGDDFWSLMYMIAELVKPLPWEILEAKMLEKTKLKSKLKDLYGIDAFGKIETMLQACTFHSFPNYEMIYHAFKDVFTKSGASWYDHSIGREKICRLTNDGDRMPRNHVDCSVGKNLTSDFIFERIHFNMHISRIK, from the exons ATGGCAGAAAACACTGCTTCCGAAAATGACGTTGAGAACGTCTTCATTTCGATGGATGACAA aataaAAGGTTACCAAGTTGTCGAAAGTATAGGAGACGGAGCTTATGGGCAAGTATTCAAGGTTtccaaaaatgcaaagaaaTATGCAATGAAAGTGGAACCCAATCGGTTGGATGGCGGCCCAGCGTCAATCACCAAGGAG ATAGAGGTTATGATGGAATTGAATAATCGTGGTGCTAAGTTCTTCCCAATATTCGAAACAGGAGGACGAGAACCAAAATTCCACATGGTTGTGATGACTCTTTTGGGCGAAAATCTACAAGTGTTGAGAATGAAGGGATGCAACCCGAAGGCTTGTACACCTGGAACATGGAGCCGCATTGGGATACAATGCCTTTTTGT tgtaaaaCAAATGCACGACTGTGGCTTCCTTCATCATGATCTGAAACCCGCGAACTTCGTGTGGGGCCAGTCGGATGAAGTTCTCACATCCCGAGTGTTCTACCTCATCGATTTCggaatttccagcaaattcaTCCGCCACATCAAAGGGACTCCTATAAATCAACAAAATGGCTTTGAATTTCGAACGGAAAACAAGAAAGTTCACTCACTGGTTGGAACACCGAAGTACACATCACCCAAAGCTCATGCAATGGCTGATTTG ggaagaGGTGATGATTTCTGGTCTCTCATGTATATGATTGCTGAACTAGTCAAACCATTGCCATGGGAGATACTCGAAGCGAAAATGCTGGAAAAGACGAAATTGAAGAGTAAGCTCAAGGATCTTTACGGCATTG AtgcttttggaaaaattgaaaccatGCTCCAAGCCTGCACTTTCCACTCATTTCCGAACTATGAAATGATCTACCATGCATTCAAAGACGTGTTTACCAAAAGTGGAGCTTCTTGGTATGATCATTCGATTGGGAGGGAAAAAATATGCCGTCTTACAAACGATGG AGACAGAATGCCGAGAAACCACGTTGATTGTTCGGTTGGGAAGAATCTGACGTCGGACTTTATTTTCGAAAGGATCCATTTCAATATGCACATATCGCGGATAAAATGA
- the C06E4.5 gene encoding Protein kinase domain-containing protein (Partially confirmed by transcript evidence) translates to MPMYCSNFLKLYGVHVVDNPPLSVRREFTATRSAFLMILMELGGSPLSAKPDNSLHAHQSIRIMKQVIFWLFVANSKFKFAHQDLHCGNVLIGKTKDVLLQYSIGQKNISINSKGILVKVCDYSESVIDGSADDVKDQIPDFEKELLKKTRDSDRKVVEDLFKGMSDAKSFRTLLKIPLLSGNDIDCHV, encoded by the exons ATGCCCATGtactgttcaaattttttgaaactatatgGTGTGCATGTCGTCGATAATCCGCCTCTCTCAGTTCGCAGGGAATTCACTGCTACACGGTCTGCCTTCCTGATGATACTGATGGAACTCGGAGGATCACCACTTTCTGCAAAGCCTGATAACTCCCTTCATGCTCATCAATCAATAAGAATCATGAAAcaagttattttttggttgtttGTCGCCAATTCAAAGTTCAAGTTCGCCCATCAAGACTTGCACtgtggaaatgttttgattggAAAAACAAAGGACGTTTTATTGCAATACAGCATCGGTCAAAAGAACATTTCAATAAACTCGAAAGGAATTTTGGTTAAAGTGTGCGACTACTCGGAGAGCGTTATAG ATGGATCAGCTGATGACGTCAAAGATCAAATCCCTGATTTCGAAAAAGAGCTTCTGAAGAAGACACGCGACTCCGACAGAAAG gTGGTCGAAGATTTGTTCAAAGGGATGAGTGATGCAAAAAGCTTCCGAACGCTTCTCAAAATTCCACTACTCAGTGGGAATGATATCGATTGCCACgtttaa
- the D2024.18 gene encoding uncharacterized protein (Predicted) codes for MGNHLRKIGEGRRGEEQARRKHLANLKKVISSKIMYNWDYLISGSVEKIGEGANGKIAQGAQSVRQKKAEKQRLYRQKKKLTAKEKKKRQTRRSLKERCN; via the exons ATGGGCAATCATCTGAGGAAGATCGGAGAGGGACGGCGAGGAGAAG AACAAGCACGAAGAAAACACTTAgccaatctgaaaaaagtcatCAGCAGCAAGATAATGTATAATTGGGACTATTTAATCAGTGGATCAGTGGAGAAAATCGGGGAAGGAGCTAATGGAAAG atagccCAGGGAGCTCAAAGTGTTCGGCAGAAGAAGGCAGAAAAACAACGACTATACAGGCAGAAGAAGAAACTGACTGCTAAAG aaaaaaagaagcggCAGACAAGGAGAAGTTTGAAAGAGCGCTGCAATTGA